A single Eulemur rufifrons isolate Redbay chromosome 9, OSU_ERuf_1, whole genome shotgun sequence DNA region contains:
- the AFMID gene encoding kynurenine formamidase isoform X1 has product MDVHGAGRGPEAPWKSMSAEELENQYSPSRWVVRLGAEEALRTHSQIGIEATRRARATGRSLLHVPYGDAKGETLDIYLPPEAPEALPIFVFVHGGYWQCGSKDESAFMVEPLTAQGVAVVTVAYDIAPRGNLDRMVDQVVRSTAFVQKRYPCNEGIYLCGHSAGAQLAAMMLLTDWTKLGVMPNLKGFFLVSGVYDLEPILCTSQNAPLHLTLEDAQRNSPQLLTALTQPADPTCQVLVIVGQHDSPEFQRQSREFYQVLPAPSLRPETLRRGGWKASFEELRNVDHFEIIENLTQKDDVLTQIILKTIFREF; this is encoded by the exons ATGGATGTGCACGGGGCGGGCCGCGGGCCCGAGGCTCCCTGGAAGAGTATGTCTGCAGAG GAGTTGGAGAATCAATACTCCCCGAGCAGATGGGTCGTCCGACTGGGAGCAGAGGAAGCCTTGAGGACTCACTCACAGATAGGAATCGAGG CCACCAGGAGGGCCCGGGCCACCGGGAGGAGCCTGCTGCACGTCCCCTACGGAGACGCCAAAGGGGAGACACTGGACATCTACCTTCCCCCCGAGGCACCTGAAG CCTTGCCTATCTTCGTGTTTGTCCACGGAGGATACTGGCAGTGTGGAAG TAAAGACGAATCTGCCTTCATGGTGGAGCCCCTGACAGCACAAGGAGTGGCCGTGGTGACAGTGGCTTATGACATTGCCCCCAGAG GCAACCTGGACCGGATGGTAGACCAGGTGGTGCGGAGCACCGCGTTTGTGCAGAAGCGGTACCCGTGCAATGA GGGAATTTACCTGTGTGGACATTCAGCAGGGGCCCAGCTGGCTGCCATGATGCTCCTGACCGACTGGACCAAGCTTGGAGTCATGCCCAACCTCAAAG GCTTTTTCCTGGTGAGTGGGGTCTACGACCTGGAGCCCATCCTGTGCACCTCGCAGAACGCCCCTCTCCACTTGACACT AGAGGATGCTCAGAGGAACAGCCCCCAGCTGTTGACGGCCCTGACGCAGCCGGCGGATCCCACCTGCCAGGTGCTGGTGATCGTGGGCCAGCACGACTCCCCCGAATTCCAGCGACAGTCCAGGGAGTTTTATCAGGTACTCCCAGCACCCAGTTTGCGGCCGGAG ACCCTGCGCCGAGGCGGGTGGAAAGCCTCGTTTGAAGAGCTCCGCAATGTGGATCACTTTGAAATCATTGAGAATCTGACCCAGAAGGACGACGTGCTCACGCAG ATTATATTGAAAACAATCTTTCGGGAGTTCTGA
- the AFMID gene encoding kynurenine formamidase isoform X2: protein MDVHGAGRGPEAPWKSMSAEELENQYSPSRWVVRLGAEEALRTHSQIGIEATRRARATGRSLLHVPYGDAKGETLDIYLPPEAPEALPIFVFVHGGYWQCGSKDESAFMVEPLTAQGVAVVTVAYDIAPRGNLDRMVDQVVRSTAFVQKRYPCNEGIYLCGHSAGAQLAAMMLLTDWTKLGVMPNLKGFFLVSGVYDLEPILCTSQNAPLHLTLEDAQRNSPQLLTALTQPADPTCQVLVIVGQHDSPEFQRQSREFYQTLRRGGWKASFEELRNVDHFEIIENLTQKDDVLTQIILKTIFREF, encoded by the exons ATGGATGTGCACGGGGCGGGCCGCGGGCCCGAGGCTCCCTGGAAGAGTATGTCTGCAGAG GAGTTGGAGAATCAATACTCCCCGAGCAGATGGGTCGTCCGACTGGGAGCAGAGGAAGCCTTGAGGACTCACTCACAGATAGGAATCGAGG CCACCAGGAGGGCCCGGGCCACCGGGAGGAGCCTGCTGCACGTCCCCTACGGAGACGCCAAAGGGGAGACACTGGACATCTACCTTCCCCCCGAGGCACCTGAAG CCTTGCCTATCTTCGTGTTTGTCCACGGAGGATACTGGCAGTGTGGAAG TAAAGACGAATCTGCCTTCATGGTGGAGCCCCTGACAGCACAAGGAGTGGCCGTGGTGACAGTGGCTTATGACATTGCCCCCAGAG GCAACCTGGACCGGATGGTAGACCAGGTGGTGCGGAGCACCGCGTTTGTGCAGAAGCGGTACCCGTGCAATGA GGGAATTTACCTGTGTGGACATTCAGCAGGGGCCCAGCTGGCTGCCATGATGCTCCTGACCGACTGGACCAAGCTTGGAGTCATGCCCAACCTCAAAG GCTTTTTCCTGGTGAGTGGGGTCTACGACCTGGAGCCCATCCTGTGCACCTCGCAGAACGCCCCTCTCCACTTGACACT AGAGGATGCTCAGAGGAACAGCCCCCAGCTGTTGACGGCCCTGACGCAGCCGGCGGATCCCACCTGCCAGGTGCTGGTGATCGTGGGCCAGCACGACTCCCCCGAATTCCAGCGACAGTCCAGGGAGTTTTATCAG ACCCTGCGCCGAGGCGGGTGGAAAGCCTCGTTTGAAGAGCTCCGCAATGTGGATCACTTTGAAATCATTGAGAATCTGACCCAGAAGGACGACGTGCTCACGCAG ATTATATTGAAAACAATCTTTCGGGAGTTCTGA
- the AFMID gene encoding kynurenine formamidase isoform X4 has translation MDVHGAGRGPEAPWKSMSAEELENQYSPSRWVVRLGAEEALRTHSQIGIEATRRARATGRSLLHVPYGDAKGETLDIYLPPEAPEGQRRGWGLAYLRVCPRRILAVWKTLRRGGWKASFEELRNVDHFEIIENLTQKDDVLTQIILKTIFREF, from the exons ATGGATGTGCACGGGGCGGGCCGCGGGCCCGAGGCTCCCTGGAAGAGTATGTCTGCAGAG GAGTTGGAGAATCAATACTCCCCGAGCAGATGGGTCGTCCGACTGGGAGCAGAGGAAGCCTTGAGGACTCACTCACAGATAGGAATCGAGG CCACCAGGAGGGCCCGGGCCACCGGGAGGAGCCTGCTGCACGTCCCCTACGGAGACGCCAAAGGGGAGACACTGGACATCTACCTTCCCCCCGAGGCACCTGAAGGTCAGCGCAGGGGCTGGGG CCTTGCCTATCTTCGTGTTTGTCCACGGAGGATACTGGCAGTGTGGAAG ACCCTGCGCCGAGGCGGGTGGAAAGCCTCGTTTGAAGAGCTCCGCAATGTGGATCACTTTGAAATCATTGAGAATCTGACCCAGAAGGACGACGTGCTCACGCAG ATTATATTGAAAACAATCTTTCGGGAGTTCTGA
- the AFMID gene encoding kynurenine formamidase isoform X3, translating into MDVHGAGRGPEAPWKSMSAEELENQYSPSRWVVRLGAEEALRTHSQIGIEATRRARATGRSLLHVPYGDAKGETLDIYLPPEAPEALPIFVFVHGGYWQCGREDAQRNSPQLLTALTQPADPTCQVLVIVGQHDSPEFQRQSREFYQTLRRGGWKASFEELRNVDHFEIIENLTQKDDVLTQIILKTIFREF; encoded by the exons ATGGATGTGCACGGGGCGGGCCGCGGGCCCGAGGCTCCCTGGAAGAGTATGTCTGCAGAG GAGTTGGAGAATCAATACTCCCCGAGCAGATGGGTCGTCCGACTGGGAGCAGAGGAAGCCTTGAGGACTCACTCACAGATAGGAATCGAGG CCACCAGGAGGGCCCGGGCCACCGGGAGGAGCCTGCTGCACGTCCCCTACGGAGACGCCAAAGGGGAGACACTGGACATCTACCTTCCCCCCGAGGCACCTGAAG CCTTGCCTATCTTCGTGTTTGTCCACGGAGGATACTGGCAGTGTGGAAG AGAGGATGCTCAGAGGAACAGCCCCCAGCTGTTGACGGCCCTGACGCAGCCGGCGGATCCCACCTGCCAGGTGCTGGTGATCGTGGGCCAGCACGACTCCCCCGAATTCCAGCGACAGTCCAGGGAGTTTTATCAG ACCCTGCGCCGAGGCGGGTGGAAAGCCTCGTTTGAAGAGCTCCGCAATGTGGATCACTTTGAAATCATTGAGAATCTGACCCAGAAGGACGACGTGCTCACGCAG ATTATATTGAAAACAATCTTTCGGGAGTTCTGA
- the BIRC5 gene encoding baculoviral IAP repeat-containing protein 5: MGAPTLPPAWQLFLKDHRISTFKNWPFLDGCACTPERMAEAGFIHCPTENEPDLAQCFFCFKELEGWEPDDDPIEEHKKHSSGCAFLSVKKQFEELTLSEFLKLDRERAKNKIAKETSNKKKEFEETAKKVRCAIEQLAALE; this comes from the exons ATGGGGGCCCCGACGTTGCCCCCGGCCTGGCAGCTCTTTCTCAAGGACCACCGCATCTCAACGTTCAAGAACTGGCCCTTCTTGGACGGCTGCGCCTGCACTCCAGAGCGG ATGGCCGAGGCCGGCTTCATCCACTGTCCCACTGAGAACGAGCCCGATTTAGCCCAGTGTTTCTTCTGCTTCAAGGAGCTGGAGGGCTGGGAGCCAGATGACGACCCTAT aGAGGAACATAAAAAGCATTCATCTGGTTGTGCTTTCCTTTCTGTCAAGAAGCAGTTTGAAGAATTAACCCTCAGTGAATTTTTGAAACTGGACAGAGAAAGAGCCAAGAACAAGATT GCAAAGGAAACCAGcaacaagaagaaagaatttgaagaaaCTGCAAAGAAAGTGCGCTGTGCCATTGAGCAGCTCGCTGCCCTGGAGTGA